One genomic region from Gossypium hirsutum isolate 1008001.06 chromosome D13, Gossypium_hirsutum_v2.1, whole genome shotgun sequence encodes:
- the LOC121225723 gene encoding uncharacterized protein isoform X2: MARSGDPQGDGGEPVLPRASSSTRLRSRPDPFLVVCRCFSVITSLTAILCIAVNVLSAVRSFKNGADVFDGIFRCYAVVIAFFVVLAETEWGFIIKFWKVLEYWAGRGMLQILYVLYCKRQKDLVLLQNIASYMLLACGVVYVFSGILCIGFLKRSRQQKEITREQAVQDLEELERRREELEQLLLAERV; the protein is encoded by the exons ATGGCGAGAAGCGGAGATCCACAAGGCGACGGCGGCGAGCCAGTGCTGCCGAGAGCGTCTTCCAGCACCAGACTAAGGTCCAGACCCGACCCGTTTTTGGTGGTTTGCCGTTGTTTTAGTGTTATAACGTCTCTCACTGCGATTCTCTGCATTGCCGTTAATGTTCTCTCTGCCGTTCGGTCTTTCAAGAACGGAGCCGAT GTTTTTGACGGGATTTTTCGGTGTTACGCTGTTGTAATTGCCTTCTTTGTGGTTCTGGCGGAAACAGAATGGGGATTCATAATCAAGTTCTGGAAG GTTTTGGAGTACTGGGCTGGTAGGGGTATGCTGCAAATCTTGTATGTCTTATATTGCA AAAGGCAAAAGGATCTGGTTCTTCTTCAGAACATAGCAAGCTATATGCTCCTTGCCTGTGGTGTAGTTTACGTTTTCTCG GGAATCTTATGCATTGGCTTTCTCAAACGTTCTCGCCAGCAAAAGGAAATTACAAGGGAACAAGCAGTTCAAGATCTGGAG GAATTggagagaagaagagaagaactTGAACAATTGCTGTTGGCAGAAAGGGTATGA
- the LOC121225723 gene encoding uncharacterized protein isoform X1 codes for MARSGDPQGDGGEPVLPRASSSTRLRSRPDPFLVVCRCFSVITSLTAILCIAVNVLSAVRSFKNGADVFDGIFRCYAVVIAFFVVLAETEWGFIIKFWKVLEYWAGRGMLQIFVAVMTRAFPDYTERQKDLVLLQNIASYMLLACGVVYVFSGILCIGFLKRSRQQKEITREQAVQDLEELERRREELEQLLLAERV; via the exons ATGGCGAGAAGCGGAGATCCACAAGGCGACGGCGGCGAGCCAGTGCTGCCGAGAGCGTCTTCCAGCACCAGACTAAGGTCCAGACCCGACCCGTTTTTGGTGGTTTGCCGTTGTTTTAGTGTTATAACGTCTCTCACTGCGATTCTCTGCATTGCCGTTAATGTTCTCTCTGCCGTTCGGTCTTTCAAGAACGGAGCCGAT GTTTTTGACGGGATTTTTCGGTGTTACGCTGTTGTAATTGCCTTCTTTGTGGTTCTGGCGGAAACAGAATGGGGATTCATAATCAAGTTCTGGAAG GTTTTGGAGTACTGGGCTGGTAGGGGTATGCTGCAAATCTT CGTTGCAGTAATGACAAGAGCTTTCCCTGATTATACAGAAAGGCAAAAGGATCTGGTTCTTCTTCAGAACATAGCAAGCTATATGCTCCTTGCCTGTGGTGTAGTTTACGTTTTCTCG GGAATCTTATGCATTGGCTTTCTCAAACGTTCTCGCCAGCAAAAGGAAATTACAAGGGAACAAGCAGTTCAAGATCTGGAG GAATTggagagaagaagagaagaactTGAACAATTGCTGTTGGCAGAAAGGGTATGA
- the LOC121225723 gene encoding uncharacterized protein isoform X3, whose product MARSGDPQGDGGEPVLPRASSSTRLRSRPDPFLVVCRCFSVITSLTAILCIAVNVLSAVRSFKNGADVFDGIFRCYAVVIAFFVVLAETEWGFIIKFWKVLEYWAGRGMLQILKAKGSGSSSEHSKLYAPCLWCSLRFLGNLMHWLSQTFSPAKGNYKGTSSSRSGGIGEKKRRT is encoded by the exons ATGGCGAGAAGCGGAGATCCACAAGGCGACGGCGGCGAGCCAGTGCTGCCGAGAGCGTCTTCCAGCACCAGACTAAGGTCCAGACCCGACCCGTTTTTGGTGGTTTGCCGTTGTTTTAGTGTTATAACGTCTCTCACTGCGATTCTCTGCATTGCCGTTAATGTTCTCTCTGCCGTTCGGTCTTTCAAGAACGGAGCCGAT GTTTTTGACGGGATTTTTCGGTGTTACGCTGTTGTAATTGCCTTCTTTGTGGTTCTGGCGGAAACAGAATGGGGATTCATAATCAAGTTCTGGAAG GTTTTGGAGTACTGGGCTGGTAGGGGTATGCTGCAAATCTT AAAGGCAAAAGGATCTGGTTCTTCTTCAGAACATAGCAAGCTATATGCTCCTTGCCTGTGGTGTAGTTTACGTTTTCTCG GGAATCTTATGCATTGGCTTTCTCAAACGTTCTCGCCAGCAAAAGGAAATTACAAGGGAACAAGCAGTTCAAGATCTGGAG GAATTggagagaagaagagaagaactTGA